The DNA window CGGGGCAGCAGGTCGAGCCGCAGGAGACCCAGCGCCGCCATCGTGATGGCACCGTGCTGGATGTGGAGGTGACCGCAGCGCCAATACGCGAAGGCAGCCGGGTCGAGGGCATTGCCACCACGCTGCGCGATGTGGCCGAGCGGGTGCGCTCGCGGCGCGAGGTGCTGCGGCTCAACGCCGGCCTGGAACGGCAGGTCGCCGAGCGCACCCGTGCGCTGCAGGAAACCTCGGCGCTACAGCAGGCGACCCTGTCCAATGCGGGCTTTGCCATCATCGCCACCGATTCCCAGGACCGGGTGACCCTGTTCAACCCGGCCGCGGCGCGGATGCTGGGCATGGCCGAGGCATCGGTGGTGGACAGGCGCGACTCGGCCAGTTTCCTGTTCTGCGATGGACAGAAAATGGGCTTTGGCGCGTTGCTGACGGCCGCACCCGACCAGGCGCCGGTCGTGGTGCGCGAGTGCGACTACCTGGCTGCCGACGGTGAGCGCATCCCGGTGCTGCTGACCATCACCGAGCTGCGCACCGACGACGGGCGCGGCCTGGGCTATCTGGGCATCGCCGCGGACCTGCGCGAGCTGCGTCGCAGCCAGCAGGCCCTGCAGGTCAACGAGACCAAGCTGCGCGGGCTGTTCGAACTGTCCCCCCTGGGCATCGTGCTGACCGATCAGGACGGTTGCTTCGTTGAGTTCAACGAGGCCTTCCGCGCGATCACCGGGTATACGCAGGACGAGCTGACCGGCATGGACTATCGCCAGCTCACCCGTCCCGAAGGCGCCGAGCTGCAGCGCGAGGCCACGGTGCGCGAGCAACTCCAGGGCGTCGGGCGCTATGGGCCGTTCGAGACGACCTACCTGCGCAAGGACGGGCGCGCGGTGCCGGTGCGGCTCAACGGGGTGGCCATGCACATGGAGGGGCGTGTGTTCGCCTGGTCGATCCTGGAGGACATCTCCAGCCAGCGCGAGGTGGAGACCGCGCTGCGCGAAGCGGCCAAGGCGGCCGAGGCGGCCAGCCGCGCCAAGGGGGACTTCCTGGCCAACATGAGCCATGAGATCCGCACCCCGATGAACTCGGTGCTGGGCATGCTGCAGCTGATCCAGCGCACCGACCTGGACGCTCGCCAGCGCGACTACCTGGGCAAGGCTGAAACGGGCGCGCGCGCGCTGCTGGCGATCATCAATGACATCCTGGACTTCTCCAAGATCGAATCCGGCCACCAGGAGCTGGAGCTGCACGAGTTCGCCATCGAGGGCCTGTTCAACGACCTGGCCGCCGCGGTGGCCGGGACGGTGGGCGACAAGGACGTGGACCTGGTGTTCGACGTGGATGAGCGCATCCCGCGCGGCCTGCTCGGCGACTCGGTGCGTTTGCAGCAGGTGCTGGTCAACCTGGCGGGCAACGCGGTCAAGTTCACCCAGGTTGGCGAGGTCCTGGTGCGCGCGGTGGCGGTGGAGGCCGGCCTGGGCGCCACGACGGTGCGCTTTGAAGTACGCGATACCGGGATCGGCATCGCCCCGGCGCAGTTGGACAAGATCTTCGAGGGGTTCACCCAGGCCGAGGCTTCGACCAACCGCCGCTTTGGTGGCACCGGCCTGGGCCTGGCGATCAGCCGGCGCCTGGTGGCGATGATGGGGGGCCAGCTGGAGGTGGAGAGCGAGCTGGGCCGGGGCAGCTGTTTCCACTTCCAGATCGAGCTACAGGCTGGATCGAGCGGTGCGCACACCATCCGCCATCTGCCCGAGGCACTCGCGCACATCAAGGCCCTGGTGGTGGACGACAACGCTGCGGTACGCGAGGCGGTCTGCGGCATGACCCGCACGCTGGGCTGGGAGGTCCAGGCCGCGGCCAGCGGCGAGCAAGCGCTGGTGCTGGTCGAGCAGGCGCTGGCGGCCGGGAGGCCGTTCGAGGCGATCTTCCTGGACTGGCGCATGCCGGGCCTGGACGGTTGGCAGACCGCGCAACGGATCCGGGCGTTGATGGGGGACGCGCCGGCGTCCGCGCCGCTGATCGTCATGGTGACCGCGCATGGCCGCGAGGCCCTGGCCGCGCGCACGGCCCAGGACGAGGGCACGATGGATGGGTTCGTGGTCAAGCCGGTGACCACCTCGCTGCTGGTCGACGCCCTGGCCGACACCCATGCCGCGCGTGTGCATGGCCGCCAGGACGGTGCCGCGACGCTGTCCGCACACGGCTTGCGTCTGGCCGGGCTGCGCCTGCTGGTGGTCGAGGACAACCTGGCCAATCAACAGGTCGCCCGTGCCCTGCTGGAGGCCGAGGGCGCCGCGGTGCACATGGCCAGCGGGGGACTGCAGGCGCTGGAAATGCTGCGTGCCGATCGCGACGGGTTCGACCTGGTCATCACCGACATCCAGATGCCCGACCTGGATGGCTACGAGACCGCTCGCCGCATCCGGGGCGAACTGGGGCTGCAGGCCTTGCCGATCGTCGCCATGACCGCCAATGTCCTGGCCTCGGCTCGTGAAGCCTGCTTTGCGGCTGGGATGAACGCGTATGTTAGCAAGCCATTCGATCTGGATCTTCTTGTCGCCACGATCCGCGCACAGCTCGGTGTCGGCACGCTGGACGAGGTGCCGGCCGTCGCCGAGTCGCCCATCGTGCCCGAGTCCGTGCTTGCGGCTTCGATCGACGCGGGGCAGGACGCCCCGACGCTGGACTGGCAGCGGGCGCTGGCGCGCTTCGGTGGCGACCGGCAGGCGTTTTCCTCCACGCTCGGCGGGCTGGAAGGCAACCTGCAGCTGGTGCTGGCCGACCTGGAAGTCGCCGTAAGAGACAACGACCGCGATGCGGCCGCATTGCAGCTGCATACGCTCAAGGGGGTGACCGCCACCTTTGGCGCCATGCGGTTGTCGCAGATGGCGCGCGCCATGGAAATGGAAGTCGCCCTGGACGGCGAGGATTGGCGCAGGCACGTGGATCTGCAGGCACTGCGGGACCAGACCGTGCCGATGCTGGCCCAAGCCCAGGCGGCGCTGGCCGAGCTGGCGCCGGCCAGTCGCGGTACGCCCGAGGCGGTGGCGGCGGCGCTGGACGTGCCCGCCCTGGAGGCCCTGCTGCGCGAGTTGCGACAATCGCGGCTGGATGCCTTGAGCGATTTCGCGAAAATCGGCCCCAGCCTGCGGCGGTACGACCCCGAGCAGCACGCGCGCATCGACCAGGCGTTGGCGCGCATGGAATTCCAGGAGGCCGCCGAGGCCGTGACCGAACTGCTCGAGGAGCTCAAGAGACGTGCGACGTGATCGATGAAACCCACCCCGGCCCGCGCGCGGCCACCCTGCAGCCACTGCCGGCGCGGATCCTGATCGTCGACGACCAGGCGATCAACATCCATGCCATGCACCGGATGCTGTCAGGCGGCAACCACGAACTGTTCATGGCCACCAGTGGTGAACAGGCCCTGGCG is part of the Pseudoxanthomonas sp. JBR18 genome and encodes:
- a CDS encoding PAS domain S-box protein, with protein sequence MAGAVVVLVIGLLLSAALATHQLRSNQRQISTRLDALADSAATDLKARFGLYEYGLRGARGAVISAGDHQETRAGFLRYARSREIDREFPGARGFGYIARVPRGSEEAFVAAARADGFPDFGIRYLSRYEGERFIIKYIEPVDRNRAAVGLDIGSEKNRRQAALASAASGRPTLTGPITLVQATGQQNRSMLLLLPVYAGDAPAGATGMEHTLGWVYAPLVTDEILADFEQAHSAYGFTLQDVTDPEHVQDIFQSSLAGGSEGGLHRTREVRIFGRVWRVDLMASPAFVESLGLVSPGQIGATGALFSLLLALAVYLLMSLSARKRRSQQQQARTAAIVDSVQDAIIATTSGGRVIEWNRAAERMFGYPAQEAMGAVLADLIVPPAAAGQDAAILRSVAAGQQVEPQETQRRHRDGTVLDVEVTAAPIREGSRVEGIATTLRDVAERVRSRREVLRLNAGLERQVAERTRALQETSALQQATLSNAGFAIIATDSQDRVTLFNPAAARMLGMAEASVVDRRDSASFLFCDGQKMGFGALLTAAPDQAPVVVRECDYLAADGERIPVLLTITELRTDDGRGLGYLGIAADLRELRRSQQALQVNETKLRGLFELSPLGIVLTDQDGCFVEFNEAFRAITGYTQDELTGMDYRQLTRPEGAELQREATVREQLQGVGRYGPFETTYLRKDGRAVPVRLNGVAMHMEGRVFAWSILEDISSQREVETALREAAKAAEAASRAKGDFLANMSHEIRTPMNSVLGMLQLIQRTDLDARQRDYLGKAETGARALLAIINDILDFSKIESGHQELELHEFAIEGLFNDLAAAVAGTVGDKDVDLVFDVDERIPRGLLGDSVRLQQVLVNLAGNAVKFTQVGEVLVRAVAVEAGLGATTVRFEVRDTGIGIAPAQLDKIFEGFTQAEASTNRRFGGTGLGLAISRRLVAMMGGQLEVESELGRGSCFHFQIELQAGSSGAHTIRHLPEALAHIKALVVDDNAAVREAVCGMTRTLGWEVQAAASGEQALVLVEQALAAGRPFEAIFLDWRMPGLDGWQTAQRIRALMGDAPASAPLIVMVTAHGREALAARTAQDEGTMDGFVVKPVTTSLLVDALADTHAARVHGRQDGAATLSAHGLRLAGLRLLVVEDNLANQQVARALLEAEGAAVHMASGGLQALEMLRADRDGFDLVITDIQMPDLDGYETARRIRGELGLQALPIVAMTANVLASAREACFAAGMNAYVSKPFDLDLLVATIRAQLGVGTLDEVPAVAESPIVPESVLAASIDAGQDAPTLDWQRALARFGGDRQAFSSTLGGLEGNLQLVLADLEVAVRDNDRDAAALQLHTLKGVTATFGAMRLSQMARAMEMEVALDGEDWRRHVDLQALRDQTVPMLAQAQAALAELAPASRGTPEAVAAALDVPALEALLRELRQSRLDALSDFAKIGPSLRRYDPEQHARIDQALARMEFQEAAEAVTELLEELKRRAT